The following are encoded together in the Microterricola viridarii genome:
- a CDS encoding ABC transporter ATP-binding protein, producing MTSLPYDATDTAPQELTSGAAAPKGRTQRTPAKTTTARTTAATKAPAATADAATTAAPKQTAAKTPAAKTAAAKTTAAKKAAAKTTAAKTSSAKTTTAKTTAATKKTGAATTATAAKKATAAKSSAASSTAAKTSAVKSSAAKSAAVKSTTAKTTAAKAAATKAAATKAAAAKIAATAAAVSVAAEVVDDGHLTVAAAASKPVQPAPAPAPAPEPVAEPEPELAPEIEPEPVADAPAVSAAAATAVEVVAAAEAAAPTPDAAETPAAETPADETPADETSAAEAPADETPAVRPPSAAARAKKKNARRVAAVAPASDAPVVLQISTLSKQFGEMRAVDNIDLAVRTGSFYGIVGPNGAGKTTTLSMVTGLLRPDSGSVQVHGIDVWGDPGAAKRAIGVLPDRLRLFDRLTGAQLLYYSGILRGLDNASVRERSADLAAAFGLEDALNRLVADYSAGMTKKIALACAMIHSPRLLVLDEPFEAVDPVSAANLIEILQRYVAAGGTVVLSSHGMDLIERVCDSVAIIVQGQVLASGTLDEVRGKASLEERFVELAGGRKAAEGMEWLHSFSD from the coding sequence GTGACTTCCTTGCCGTACGACGCCACTGACACCGCTCCCCAAGAACTGACTTCGGGGGCGGCCGCACCGAAGGGGCGTACCCAGCGAACCCCGGCGAAGACCACCACGGCGCGCACGACCGCTGCCACGAAGGCCCCCGCAGCGACCGCGGATGCCGCGACGACCGCGGCACCGAAGCAGACGGCCGCCAAGACGCCCGCTGCGAAGACGGCTGCCGCGAAGACAACCGCCGCCAAGAAGGCAGCCGCGAAGACGACGGCAGCCAAGACGAGCTCCGCGAAGACGACGACAGCCAAGACGACCGCCGCCACGAAGAAGACGGGCGCCGCAACGACGGCGACCGCGGCGAAGAAGGCAACGGCCGCCAAGTCCAGCGCCGCCAGCTCCACGGCCGCGAAGACCTCGGCCGTCAAGAGCAGCGCAGCCAAATCCGCCGCTGTGAAGTCGACCACGGCCAAGACGACGGCTGCCAAGGCCGCTGCAACGAAGGCTGCGGCTACGAAGGCAGCCGCGGCGAAGATCGCCGCGACAGCGGCCGCCGTCTCCGTGGCCGCCGAGGTCGTGGATGACGGCCACCTCACGGTCGCCGCTGCCGCCTCCAAGCCGGTCCAGCCCGCTCCCGCTCCCGCTCCCGCTCCCGAGCCGGTAGCTGAGCCTGAACCCGAGCTCGCACCTGAAATTGAGCCCGAGCCCGTAGCGGACGCCCCCGCAGTCAGCGCTGCAGCCGCCACCGCGGTGGAGGTCGTCGCCGCTGCGGAGGCCGCTGCTCCGACGCCGGACGCCGCCGAGACGCCCGCCGCCGAGACGCCCGCCGACGAGACGCCAGCCGACGAGACGTCCGCTGCCGAGGCGCCAGCCGATGAGACGCCCGCTGTCCGTCCGCCGTCCGCCGCGGCCCGCGCGAAGAAGAAGAACGCGCGTCGGGTCGCAGCGGTCGCCCCGGCATCCGACGCCCCCGTCGTGCTGCAGATCAGCACGCTCAGCAAGCAATTCGGCGAGATGCGGGCCGTCGACAACATCGACCTGGCCGTGCGCACCGGATCCTTCTACGGCATCGTCGGGCCCAACGGCGCCGGCAAGACGACGACGCTCTCCATGGTCACCGGCCTGCTGCGACCGGATTCCGGCAGCGTGCAGGTGCACGGCATCGACGTCTGGGGCGACCCCGGCGCCGCCAAGCGCGCGATCGGCGTTCTGCCAGACAGGCTACGGCTATTCGACCGGCTCACGGGCGCCCAATTGCTGTACTACTCGGGGATCCTGCGTGGCCTCGACAACGCCTCGGTGCGCGAGCGCTCGGCCGATCTGGCCGCTGCCTTCGGTCTGGAAGACGCTCTCAACCGCCTGGTCGCCGACTACTCCGCCGGCATGACGAAGAAGATCGCCCTCGCCTGCGCGATGATCCACTCGCCGCGCCTGCTGGTGCTCGACGAGCCGTTCGAGGCCGTCGACCCCGTCTCGGCTGCGAACCTGATCGAGATCCTGCAGCGCTACGTGGCCGCCGGCGGAACGGTGGTGCTCTCCAGCCACGGCATGGACCTGATCGAGCGCGTCTGCGACAGCGTCGCCATCATCGTGCAGGGCCAGGTCTTGGCATCCGGAACACTCGACGAGGTACGGGGGAAGGCGTCGCTCGAAGAGCGCTTCGTCGAGCTCGCCGGTGGACGCAAGGCTGCGGAGGGGATGGAATGGTTGCACAGTTTCTCGGACTAA
- a CDS encoding NTP transferase domain-containing protein, with protein MTTQVVILAAGMGSRLGRSLPKPLTELSDGRTIMGQQFDNIEHAFGDTAKVTIVVGYKLEHIIEAFPQASFVYNEEYDQTNTSKSLLRALQASQPGGVLWMNGDVVFDPRILDRAAAMIARDQSFVTVNTSKVSDEEVKYTTSAEGYIKELSKTVKGGLGEAVGINYISAADKAVFQRELAKVGDQDYFERGLEVAIEKFGLLVEPVDISDLYAVEVDFAEDLARANLFV; from the coding sequence GTGACCACCCAGGTCGTAATTCTTGCCGCTGGCATGGGAAGCCGTCTCGGACGCTCGCTGCCGAAGCCGCTCACCGAGCTGAGCGATGGCCGCACCATCATGGGCCAGCAGTTCGACAACATCGAGCACGCCTTCGGCGACACCGCCAAGGTCACCATCGTCGTCGGCTACAAGCTCGAGCACATCATCGAGGCGTTCCCGCAGGCGTCCTTCGTCTACAACGAAGAGTACGACCAGACGAACACCTCCAAGAGCCTTCTGCGCGCCCTGCAGGCGTCGCAGCCCGGCGGCGTGCTCTGGATGAACGGCGACGTCGTCTTCGACCCGCGCATCCTCGACCGCGCCGCGGCCATGATCGCCCGCGACCAGAGCTTCGTCACCGTCAACACCTCGAAGGTCTCCGACGAAGAGGTCAAGTACACGACCAGCGCCGAGGGCTACATCAAGGAGCTCTCCAAGACGGTCAAGGGCGGTCTCGGCGAGGCCGTCGGCATCAACTACATCTCTGCCGCCGACAAGGCCGTGTTCCAGCGCGAGCTGGCCAAGGTCGGCGACCAGGACTACTTCGAGCGTGGACTCGAGGTCGCCATCGAGAAGTTCGGCCTGCTGGTCGAGCCGGTCGATATCTCCGACCTGTACGCGGTCGAGGTGGACTTCGCCGAAGACCTCGCCCGGGCGAACCTCTTCGTCTAG
- a CDS encoding glycosyltransferase family 2 protein produces MSVPNRSLGEPVETPRVGVVVLTQGTRPDDLDRGLRSILNQQGVVLDVVCVGNGWQPVGLPEGVKTLGLPENLGIPAGRNRGVAQVSGEYIFFLDDDASIPDAGFLRAAIGQLQADPGIGLLQPQVVDPSGTTSPRRWIPRIRKGEPDHSSNVFSVWEGAVLLPRAVFDATGGWAEPFFYAHEGIELAWRVWNTGKRAWYAGDLIANHPVIQPTRHSYYYRLNARNRVWLARRNLPAVLVPLYVGSWTAIQLLRWWRHPKALKAWFGGWREGWRADPGERTPMSWRTVWRMTLAGRPPIV; encoded by the coding sequence GTGTCCGTTCCTAACCGTTCGCTGGGGGAGCCCGTCGAAACCCCGCGGGTCGGCGTGGTCGTGCTCACCCAGGGCACACGGCCGGACGACCTCGACCGGGGCCTCCGTAGCATCCTGAACCAGCAGGGCGTCGTGCTCGACGTCGTCTGCGTCGGCAACGGCTGGCAACCGGTCGGCCTGCCCGAAGGCGTCAAGACGCTCGGCCTGCCAGAGAACCTCGGCATCCCCGCCGGCCGCAACCGTGGCGTCGCGCAGGTGAGCGGCGAGTACATCTTCTTCCTCGACGACGACGCCAGCATCCCGGATGCCGGCTTCCTCCGTGCGGCGATCGGCCAGTTGCAGGCTGACCCCGGAATCGGCCTGCTGCAGCCGCAGGTCGTCGACCCGAGCGGCACCACCTCACCCCGGCGCTGGATCCCGCGCATCCGCAAAGGCGAACCAGATCACTCCAGCAACGTGTTCTCGGTCTGGGAGGGCGCGGTGCTGCTGCCGCGCGCCGTCTTCGACGCGACCGGCGGCTGGGCCGAGCCGTTCTTCTATGCGCACGAGGGCATCGAACTGGCGTGGCGGGTCTGGAACACGGGCAAGCGCGCCTGGTACGCCGGCGACCTCATCGCCAACCACCCCGTCATCCAGCCCACCCGGCATAGCTACTACTACCGGCTGAACGCGCGCAACCGGGTCTGGCTGGCCAGGCGCAACCTGCCCGCCGTGCTGGTGCCGCTCTACGTCGGAAGCTGGACGGCCATTCAGCTGCTGCGTTGGTGGCGGCATCCGAAGGCCCTGAAGGCCTGGTTCGGCGGCTGGCGCGAGGGTTGGCGGGCCGATCCGGGGGAGCGCACACCGATGTCGTGGCGCACCGTGTGGCGCATGACACTGGCCGGGCGGCCACCGATCGTCTAA
- a CDS encoding CDP-alcohol phosphatidyltransferase family protein — MAQATPNQGRPSSIAELRAVAQPPEVRSRRNAEHWTASLYLRDLSPYLTWMLLKTRISANGVTGLMILVGWSTAAALLIPGIWGAALALLLGQLQMLVDCSDGEVARWRRTSSPAGVFLDKVGHYSTEALIPLALGIRAAAYPFETPEDFLWTTLAGLLALFIVLNKALNDMVHVARANAGLAKLADTHGESAPTGGLVATLRKVARFVPFHRLYHSVELTMLIFAAALIGLFTGQPITDRVLLIALVPLSLLALFGHFLAIMASKRVRS; from the coding sequence ATGGCGCAGGCAACACCCAATCAGGGGCGCCCCTCATCGATCGCAGAGCTGCGGGCCGTGGCTCAGCCGCCCGAGGTGCGCTCGCGTCGTAACGCCGAGCACTGGACGGCATCCCTCTACCTGCGCGACCTCTCGCCGTACCTGACCTGGATGCTGCTGAAGACGCGCATCTCGGCGAACGGTGTCACCGGTCTGATGATCCTGGTCGGCTGGTCGACGGCCGCCGCGCTGCTGATCCCCGGCATCTGGGGCGCGGCCCTCGCACTGCTGCTCGGCCAGCTGCAGATGCTCGTCGACTGCTCCGACGGTGAGGTCGCCCGCTGGCGCCGCACCTCCTCGCCGGCAGGCGTGTTCCTGGACAAGGTGGGCCATTACTCGACCGAGGCGCTGATCCCGCTCGCCCTCGGCATCCGTGCCGCCGCCTACCCGTTCGAGACCCCGGAGGACTTCCTCTGGACCACTCTTGCCGGCCTGCTCGCGCTGTTCATCGTTCTGAACAAGGCGCTCAACGACATGGTGCACGTCGCCCGTGCCAACGCCGGCCTGGCCAAGCTCGCCGACACACACGGCGAATCGGCGCCCACCGGCGGTCTCGTCGCCACGCTGCGCAAGGTCGCCCGCTTCGTGCCGTTCCACCGGCTCTACCACTCGGTGGAACTCACCATGCTGATCTTCGCGGCGGCGCTCATCGGGCTCTTCACCGGCCAGCCGATCACCGACCGGGTGCTGCTGATCGCCCTCGTGCCGCTCTCGCTGCTCGCTCTGTTCGGGCACTTCCTCGCGATCATGGCCTCCAAGCGTGTCCGTTCCTAA
- a CDS encoding ABC transporter permease — protein sequence MSSIAEERPVWSPFARYRHALWLLTRRDLRVRYSTSALGYVWSILDPLIMSGIYWFVFTQVFQRPVGSDPYIVFLLTALLPWMWFNGTVSDSTRAFLREAKLIRSTKIPRTIWVNRLVLSKGIEFLASIPVLALFAIVAGATVNINILLFPLAIIIQTVLTVGIGLIVAPLVVFFRDLERATKLVLRFLFYASPIIYGTSDLPENLHFWAAFNPLTGIFGIYRSGFFPDELDWFAVAVSAAVSLALLGLGVLVFRRLERAVLKEI from the coding sequence GTGAGTTCAATCGCTGAGGAGCGCCCGGTCTGGTCGCCGTTTGCACGGTACCGTCATGCGCTCTGGCTGCTCACGCGCCGCGATCTGCGGGTGCGCTACTCGACGTCGGCGCTCGGCTACGTCTGGTCGATCCTCGACCCGCTCATCATGTCGGGGATCTACTGGTTCGTCTTCACCCAGGTGTTCCAGCGCCCCGTCGGCAGCGATCCGTACATCGTGTTCCTGCTCACGGCATTGCTGCCGTGGATGTGGTTCAACGGCACGGTCTCCGACTCGACCCGCGCGTTCCTGCGCGAGGCGAAGCTGATCCGTTCGACGAAGATCCCGCGCACCATCTGGGTCAACCGGCTCGTGCTCTCCAAGGGCATCGAGTTTCTGGCGTCCATTCCGGTGCTCGCGCTGTTCGCCATCGTCGCCGGCGCCACCGTCAACATCAACATCCTGCTCTTCCCGCTGGCGATCATCATCCAGACGGTTCTGACCGTCGGTATCGGCCTGATCGTCGCGCCGCTCGTCGTGTTCTTCCGCGACCTGGAGCGGGCCACCAAGCTGGTGCTGCGCTTCCTGTTCTATGCCTCGCCGATCATCTACGGCACCTCCGACCTGCCAGAGAACCTGCACTTCTGGGCCGCGTTCAACCCGCTCACCGGAATCTTCGGGATCTACCGGTCCGGGTTCTTCCCCGACGAGCTCGACTGGTTCGCCGTCGCCGTGTCTGCGGCTGTGTCGCTCGCGCTGCTCGGGCTCGGCGTGCTCGTCTTCCGGCGCCTCGAGCGCGCCGTGCTGAAGGAGATCTGA
- a CDS encoding ABC transporter ATP-binding protein has product MPTTTEVVMTVQDAGIRFRRNRRGRRNFKDLFAGAKRRSRPGEFWALRNVSIDVHAGESIGVVGRNGQGKSTLLKLVAGVILPDEGTVDVKKGVAPLIEITGGFVDDLSVRDNVYLTAGLHGMTKAMIDARFDEIIDFAEIGDFLDTPYKHLSSGMKVRIAFAVISRLEEPIILVDEVLAVGDKAFREKCYKRIEELLAGGRTLFFVSHNERDLRRFCTRGLYLDKGALVLDAPIAEVLARYNADYGAA; this is encoded by the coding sequence ATGCCCACCACAACCGAGGTGGTGATGACGGTGCAGGATGCCGGCATCCGCTTTCGTCGCAATCGTCGCGGACGGCGCAACTTCAAAGACCTCTTCGCTGGCGCAAAGAGGCGCAGCCGGCCCGGTGAGTTCTGGGCGCTGCGCAATGTGAGCATCGACGTGCACGCCGGCGAATCGATCGGCGTCGTCGGGCGCAACGGCCAGGGCAAGTCGACGCTGCTGAAGCTCGTCGCCGGCGTGATCCTGCCGGACGAGGGCACCGTCGACGTGAAGAAGGGCGTCGCCCCGCTGATCGAGATCACCGGCGGCTTCGTCGACGATCTCTCGGTGCGCGACAACGTCTACCTGACGGCCGGCCTGCACGGCATGACTAAGGCCATGATCGACGCCCGCTTCGACGAGATCATCGACTTCGCCGAGATCGGCGACTTCCTCGACACGCCATACAAGCACCTGTCCAGCGGCATGAAGGTGCGCATCGCCTTCGCCGTGATCTCCCGGCTTGAGGAGCCGATCATCCTCGTCGACGAGGTGCTCGCCGTCGGCGACAAGGCGTTCCGCGAGAAATGCTACAAGCGCATCGAGGAGCTGCTGGCCGGCGGCCGCACTCTCTTCTTCGTCTCGCACAACGAGCGCGACCTGCGCCGCTTCTGCACGCGCGGCCTCTACCTCGACAAGGGGGCTCTCGTGCTCGACGCCCCGATCGCCGAGGTGCTGGCCCGCTACAACGCCGACTACGGCGCAGCCTGA